In Nakaseomyces glabratus chromosome I, complete sequence, the sequence CGTTATATTCTACTTCTAGGTAGTAACTATTACTTTGGTAATCACACCCTGTCAAAATCTCTATGGGGACTTGCGATAGTTTATAATCGTAAATCATATTTGGACCTTCAttatttctctttctttgtgTTGGCAATTTCTGGTCATTAattgatattgaatattGCCGCCCTAACACTCTTTGCCATTgccatattttttttagtgaTATTTGGTCTCTAGATATGTCACTGTTGGTTGGTTGGTCAATGCCTACTACTTCAAACTGAAACCGATTCATGTGAGTTACCGAATCCAGGGCATCGGTTTGAATTATATTAATCTTTACAACTATTAGctcatccttgtcagtCAAAAACCAGAAATTTAATCGAGATGTATCTTCAGATGCTACCAAATCTGTGGTTATACTAGTTGTTGTTTCAGTTATATCGATTTGACGTCTTAAACCTTCAAAATAAGTTAAGTCTTGTACTAATACACCACCAATATCACATAAAAATCCGTTCACAAAGGGGATTACAAAAATGTCATCTAGAGATAAGATATAATATCCAAAACTTGGTATGTAAGCAAACACGTATTCGTTATTCGGTGAGCTAAAAGGTAATAAATGCAATGTTTGTGGTAGCTGCAAGCAACGCGTACATGACCATCTACTATCAAGTTTGTTGCTTTGCCTTGAACAAGTTTCAAAAATCCATCTCCCTCTTTTGTAAGTGATCAGAGAAAGTTCCATTCTCGATACGTCTCGTTCCTCTTCATAAAATCTACAGAGTTTCAGCGTTTTTATCTTCCCAAATGAGGAATAGATAGGACTTCTTGTACTATCACCATCAGTAGTTATTCCCTCGTGTATTTCAATACCTTGTTTCTTGTCataaaatttcaataagtAAACATCTAGGTCTGTTGCGTTGAAATATATGTGACAGAGCTCGTTATCAATCCGCAAGTTACAAAATGTAGCAGTGATTGGTATATCAATGCTGTACTGTAGTGTATACCCATCTTGTAATTGACCACTATCTGGGTCTTGCGATAGCTCTCTGACGAACAATGTACCTGCTGAATTCAATAACAAGAGATACCTCCCACCGCTTTTGCCGCTTTTATATTCACAGAATGCAACTATGTATCCAGAACACCTCACCCGCGACCTCAGCACCACTGATTCGCTGATTCCATAGTGATCGATCCACTCGCACCTGACTACTACAACCGACCCGTCTTCCAATTCAACATACCCTAAGGCATCGGGACTCTGGCAGAGTCGCTCTCTCAGAACAATGGCAGTCACAGTTTCCTGCTCCATCCTTATAAAATAAGGTGGCCTTAATTGAACAATTAAGAACTTGGTTTATTCCCAGGGACTGCTTATTAGATGCAACCATGGGGTAGCTCTCCCATTGATTGTGGAAACACAAAAAAATGGGCTTTTTTAGGGAAGGTGGCCTCTTCCCGgagaaaagtatataaatgTTAGAGTTTCTGTGATGGCTCAACCTTGGAATTGGAACTTTGGTACATAAAGAACAAACGCATATTTTTAACCAAAATATCGTGACAATTTGCTAGAAACTAGTTAGAGGAGAATACCTGGAAAGAGTAGACTCAATTTGGATTAGCATTACCTTAGCCGAGCAAGGACAGTAGTGAACGATACGTTGTGGATATTTGTCAATTGAATAGGCAGATTGGCAAAACACTAGTTAGTTGGTTGAAGTTTGATTGGTAAGTGTGTAATGAACTGATGAATTAAGAATTTGTATACTATGTTTAGGCGATCGAAGAGTATTAAGAAAACGAGCAAACAAATTGAGGTCATCTCTCATAGTAAAACTCCGGGCGATGAAGGAGAACAGTTAAAGGTTAGAGTTGAGGACAAAAGGAAGTCAATAACTGTCACTGTTGAAACTGAAAGATTAAATTGTTTGTGTTGTGGGATGGTTTTGGATATACCGAAAACCGCAGAGAAATTCAAATGCTGTGTATGTCATGTTACTACCTACAGAGGAGGCCAAACGAAAAGCGAAacttataaatataaaacatCAATAGATGTGGATGATCTAGCTGTTATAGTTAAGAATTGTTTTAATGATATAGtagaaaggaaaaatgaaatgactcaagaagaaaaatacaatGTCTTCAACCCTGTGAATGATTACATTGATGCGAAATTCAGACACCACCAAATACTGGAGAATTCATTCCCAGGAAGCAGCCCTTTGGTTGACTCTGATGTCAATACTGAACAAGTACTCAGGTTTTACAAGATATTGTTCAGTCTACCAACCAGAAGACCATATTTCAGAATGCTGTGTAGAATGAATGATCTGTTAAGGAAGGCCAATCACAATTGTACACACTTTAGATGGCTaattataattttaatGAACCCTGGTCTACGGTGTTGTCTGATCGGAAAAGCGCAAGGTGGGTTCGACTCACAAGAGATACGCACTATATCATACGAACTACTAAAAAGAAGTATTGGTTATTTGTCTAATTTGGATAGGCAAAAACATTCCAAAAaactaataaaatatcttaTGAGAATGCCCCTCTCTTGCTTTAAAGAACAACTGGAAGTACTGAACTTATATCTTACATTTCAATTCTCTAAAATAATGTACAAGGACAACCAGAGTGTAAGAACTCGAATACAACCAAGACGAATGCCCAGCGATGGTATGGAGTTGGTTAACAATTCTACATACTGGAATTATCATTTGTCTGGAAGTGATGAGTCACCAAACATCAATGGCATACTGGAAAGCAAGAGCTCAGAACATGGTCAAAAGGGTAAATCAGTTCCTTCCGGAGATTTCAAATTTAGTCCATATCAGTACGAAAATGATTGGCATATTCTATCTGTTACCAAActcatttcatttttctttacagCTAAtcaaaagagaaatatTTCTTGCCTTCAGTCCGAAAATAATGGTTTGTTGGACACCTCCACGTTTTACAACACTATTTTAGACTTTATTGACTATAGGaaagattttgataattgGCGGGGGAAGCCCAATCGACTTCATTTCGTTCAATCGAAAGAATACGATGGAAATGGAAAGCAGTTCACTTTTTGCAAATATCCCTTCTTAATTTCTCTAGGCTTGAAGATATCCATAATGGAATATGAAATCAGAAGAATTATGGAATATGAAGCTGAACAagcatttttattatcGCTTGATAAAGGGAAAGTAATCGACGTTTATTTGAAAGTGAGGGTAAGACGATCAAATATAAGTTCTGATTCATTACAATCCATAAAAGAGCATCAAGGTGACTTATTCAAATCATTAAAAGTCGAATTTGTAGGAGAACCTGGAATCGACGCTGGCGGGTTACGTAAGGAGTGGTTTATGCTGTTGACCAAAACTTTATTTGATCCAAGAACTTCGTTATTTGTATATGTACCTGAAAGTAGACTGATATGGTTCTCCAATTCAGCTCAAAATGAAGCTAGCATTCCTGATAAAGAAACTATGGAATTGTATTATCTTTTTGGAGTGGTAATGGCACTTGCTATATTCAATAGCACCATACTGAATCTTCATTTTCCCAAGGCTTtgtataaaaaaatatgtgGAGAGCCCttaaaatttgatgacTATGCAGAGATTTATCCTGAAACAGCGCAAAACCTTCAAAAACTTCTAGAATATGATGGAGATGATTTTTCAGAAGTATTTGCTCTAAATTTCGAGACTACATTTATCAATGATATGTGGGAAATTAACccaaaaaatatcaaaaaatataatactgTGGAGTTATGTGCCAATGGTAAGAACATGTCTGTTACATCAAgcaacaaagaagaatatgTTAAATTGTGGATAGATTTTTACCtcaataaaaatatcagTACTACATTTGAGAAATTTCTTTTAGGATTTAAAAGGgttttttctgtttccaAATCAATTAAGTTGTTTAATTTTGAGGAATTGCAGAGACTAGTTTGTGGAGACCAGGATACTAATAAGTATGACTTTGGCATGCTAAAATCTGTAACCAAATATATTGGTGGTATGAACGAAAATATGCCCGTAGCAAAATGGTTCTGGGAAATTGCCCAAGAATGGGATAtcacaaaacaaaaaaaattgatgcGATTTGTGACTGGTTCTGATGGTGTTCCAGCAACGGGTATGTCTACCCTGCCTTTCAAATTGAGTCTTTTGGGTTCATCTGACTCTGACAAACTACCTATAGCTCATACCTGTTTTAATGAACTCTGTTTATGGCAATATCGAtcgaaagaaaaattagaATCGAAGTTGAAATGGGCAGTTACAGAATCTGAAGGCTTTGGTTTTAAATAGAAATTAGATTTACGAGTAATTTTATAGAAATGTATtatatgataatattcCTTACATTGTAACCTTTGTTCTATAGGCATCAACTATCAAATTATTGACTATGGTTGAAATTCACTTTTCAAGACCCAGACCTTCTTGTTATTGCTAAAGTTACCTATGCTTTTTAGTAGAGCTCTAGTTTTGATTAGatcttcctcatcattAATGTGGACGCCAAGGTTATTTAATATATCCCGAGAAGAGGCTTCAAAGTTCTCCTGTTTTTTTAGAAAGTTAATAATGGAGAGCAGTTTCTCTTTGTTTGTATTCGTATCTGCATTTGTAGTATCAGAGTCGGTCGGACTTTTCTTTACTTGAGTGTTCGCTTTCCtgatatttgataaaatactGGCAGATCCGGTACCtttcttaatattttttttcaaattgggCTTGTTTACTTTACCTGCTGTACCAAACTTTCCTGTCCAAGTTGGAGTACCAATATCATACTTCTTGGtctcttttcttgaaattcttAAAGCTTCCAACGCTTGATTTGCTATTCTCTCAGCTTCTCTTTTAACAATTTTTGATGAACCTACCGAATGGGATTTTATCATTTGCTCATGCGTAGCAATATTTTCAAGACTCTTTTCACCTAGCAGACCCTCCATAAGCCTctcgtcatcttctttattgGATTCTGAGACTTCTTTACCATCATAAAAACTTTCTAACTTAGATACACCATCCAAGTTGGTGACTTGATCTAAATCATCACTATCTTTAGTACTTTCgtcttttaattttttagtATGTTTTTCAACCTCCTCATTTAACGTTTCAGTTGAATAACCTTGTTCACCTCCCAAGCTAAATAGATCTTGAAGTTCTTTAGTTTTGAAGAATCTTTTCTGCTTTGGATCCGATAAAACTTTATTCATTAGAAATTGTTTAAAAATTTGCCGAtgataaattttttcttctatgGTTCCGGAAATCATTAATCTATATATTGATACTTCTCGTTTCTGTCCTATTCTCCAGGCTCTTTCTCTTGCCTGTAAATCAGTCGAAGGATTCCAATCAGGATCATATATGATAATTCTATTGGCCCCCGTTAAATTAACACCCAAACCACCTACCCGAGTAGTTAGCAGGAAAACATCATACGACTCATTATTAAACCTATCTACTAGAGTTTGTCTTACCTGAATACTAGTTGTACCATCCATTCTTAAATATCGTATGTCAGACAGCTCTGGTTCTTTGAACTTTATGAACTCTTCCAAGATATCTAGCATTTGCCTAGATTGCGTAAATAACAGCGTTTTATGGCCCTCGCTCTTCCATAACTTAAGCAATTGTTTGACAACCTGCATTTTGCCTGACCGCTTAGGGTCACCATATCCCGAAGTATTCTTTATATAATCACGGTCCAAGAGATCTGGGTGATTACAGATTTTTCTTAGAATATCGATACCATAAAGCACATGTCTTTTACCTCCTTTGATTTGACTTAATTCGTCAGAACTTAAAAATTCTAGGTACTTTCGTCTTTGAAATTCTGTCAGTTTGCAAAATAAAACCATTTCCTTCTTTTTAGGTAAATCTTTAGCCACATCAGCTTTGACTCTTCTTAAAAGATATGGTGATATAAGATCTCTTAGAGCAACAGCACAACGGTATCCAGTTTGAACCTGTGTATTTGTTGCATTAGCATAACCACCCATATTAATAGGTTGTACAAATTGCTGCTGAAAGACGGGTAAAGTACCTAACCTTCCTGGATagataaaatcaaataatgacCATAATTCAACAAGATTGTTTTGAATGGGTGTACC encodes:
- the HUL4 gene encoding putative E3 ubiquitin-protein ligase HUL4 (CAGL0I01672g~Ortholog(s) have TRAMP complex, cell division site, cell tip, mitotic spindle pole body, nucleus, prospore membrane localization), with protein sequence MFRRSKSIKKTSKQIEVISHSKTPGDEGEQLKVRVEDKRKSITVTVETERLNCLCCGMVLDIPKTAEKFKCCVCHVTTYRGGQTKSETYKYKTSIDVDDLAVIVKNCFNDIVERKNEMTQEEKYNVFNPVNDYIDAKFRHHQILENSFPGSSPLVDSDVNTEQVLRFYKILFSLPTRRPYFRMLCRMNDLLRKANHNCTHFRWLIIILMNPGLRCCLIGKAQGGFDSQEIRTISYELLKRSIGYLSNLDRQKHSKKLIKYLMRMPLSCFKEQLEVLNLYLTFQFSKIMYKDNQSVRTRIQPRRMPSDGMELVNNSTYWNYHLSGSDESPNINGILESKSSEHGQKGKSVPSGDFKFSPYQYENDWHILSVTKLISFFFTANQKRNISCLQSENNGLLDTSTFYNTILDFIDYRKDFDNWRGKPNRLHFVQSKEYDGNGKQFTFCKYPFLISLGLKISIMEYEIRRIMEYEAEQAFLLSLDKGKVIDVYLKVRVRRSNISSDSLQSIKEHQGDLFKSLKVEFVGEPGIDAGGLRKEWFMLLTKTLFDPRTSLFVYVPESRLIWFSNSAQNEASIPDKETMELYYLFGVVMALAIFNSTILNLHFPKALYKKICGEPLKFDDYAEIYPETAQNLQKLLEYDGDDFSEVFALNFETTFINDMWEINPKNIKKYNTVELCANGKNMSVTSSNKEEYVKLWIDFYLNKNISTTFEKFLLGFKRVFSVSKSIKLFNFEELQRLVCGDQDTNKYDFGMLKSVTKYIGGMNENMPVAKWFWEIAQEWDITKQKKLMRFVTGSDGVPATGMSTLPFKLSLLGSSDSDKLPIAHTCFNELCLWQYRSKEKLESKLKWAVTESEGFGFK
- the RAD26 gene encoding DNA-dependent ATPase RAD26 (CAGL0I01694g~Ortholog(s) have DNA-dependent ATPase activity, role in histone H2A-H2B dimer displacement, transcription-coupled nucleotide-excision repair and cytosol, nucleus localization) yields the protein MGNEESRINEGLDNLGVNVQSQSSLEKQIENDVQNYTIQQQIEQEEKRLERAKNALNKCLKKKKLLERRLKLTTRISVKAKLREEIAYLEENEEYTLRQDIQDVKQRLKSNLNSLNSDSQKTETDRRPDESEKDYLVRIGKITAFGSSNKFIIDNEDYANDSYPATKIKKEEDLEALAAVQMTENLDDEEHISNSFDNNDNFDDTYVDDDEYVNTDDTSKDDEISVPDTRFAHGQTLDDGDELIYQKRLRKWIKHRSSKRTLDKHEHLPEWQKPHPEIPDAKLNNEFKIPGEIFSLLFNYQKTGVQWLYELFQQRRGGIIGDEMGLGKTIQVTAFLAALHHSNLLSGPVLIVCPATVMKQWCNEIHQWWPPFRAVILHSIGAGMNDKSNLTEDEIENMIIKSELENTDFHDYENASKLKSKVETGMHMQNLISKVVADGHIIITTYVGLRIHSDKLLNVNWSYCVLDEGHKIRNPDSEISLTCKKLKCKNRIILSGTPIQNNLVELWSLFDFIYPGRLGTLPVFQQQFVQPINMGGYANATNTQVQTGYRCAVALRDLISPYLLRRVKADVAKDLPKKKEMVLFCKLTEFQRRKYLEFLSSDELSQIKGGKRHVLYGIDILRKICNHPDLLDRDYIKNTSGYGDPKRSGKMQVVKQLLKLWKSEGHKTLLFTQSRQMLDILEEFIKFKEPELSDIRYLRMDGTTSIQVRQTLVDRFNNESYDVFLLTTRVGGLGVNLTGANRIIIYDPDWNPSTDLQARERAWRIGQKREVSIYRLMISGTIEEKIYHRQIFKQFLMNKVLSDPKQKRFFKTKELQDLFSLGGEQGYSTETLNEEVEKHTKKLKDESTKDSDDLDQVTNLDGVSKLESFYDGKEVSESNKEDDERLMEGLLGEKSLENIATHEQMIKSHSVGSSKIVKREAERIANQALEALRISRKETKKYDIGTPTWTGKFGTAGKVNKPNLKKNIKKGTGSASILSNIRKANTQVKKSPTDSDTTNADTNTNKEKLLSIINFLKKQENFEASSRDILNNLGVHINDEEDLIKTRALLKSIGNFSNNKKVWVLKSEFQP